The nucleotide sequence AAGACAATACGTGGCATGCAAGGTATGTGTTCAATTTctaatgtcaaataaaataagcCCCATGATTTCAAATACTATGAATAACTTTTAACAGTTAAGAAGAAAAATAACTACCATCAGCACAAGACTTGGCAGAGAAAATGCACTCTTTGCGATAATTTCAAAAGGTAATTAATGTRTTATATCATAGTCAatcagttgtggaaaaagtacaaaatgttcatacctgagtaaaagtaatgataccttaatagaaaatgactcaaataagtcacccagtaaaatactaattgagtaaaagtcgaaaagatttggttttaaatgtacttaagtatcaaaagtaaatggaattgctaaattgtatttagtgagtccgccagatcaaaggCTGTAGGGATGATCAGAGACGTTCTCTTGATAactgtgaattggaccattttcctatcaaaatgtaacgagtacttttggggtgtcagggaaaatgtatggagtaaaaagtacattattttctttaagaatgtagtttAGTAAAtgtaggcaaaaatataaatagtaaagtagaaATACTActaaagtcgttttttgggggggtactttaaaatatttttacctaagtactttacaccactgcagtcaATTCAGATGCAGAACTAAAGACATCTGCTGAAAAAGATGCGTAAAACATGGATACAGATGTTGAACTTACATGACGTTTAAGTAGCTGTGAGTCCTGATAATATGTATAACCAAAGGCAAGAAGGGGAACAATAATGAACATAAGCAATGTTGACATTGCTCCAATGATCCAAGATCGCTTGGACCTGCCAGGCGCCAGTCGTTCACCGCCTTGAGATTTGTCCAGACGCTCATCCTCCCCCAAACTAGCTTTCTTGTCCTCCGGGATTCTTTTATCCACGTCCGCGGCCATTCCCTTCTCTCGCCCCTACACAAACGCAGGCATGCTCTCTAGAAAGACAATCAGCGCAAAGTACCTTTATCTATTGGAAATACAGCTACCAATTACGGTTAAAATGTACTCTACTCGGTAGAACTATCCGCGACTTCCCGGTCGCTACTCTGTTGCAACCAACAGCTAGCTATATATGTATCGACATTCATGTCTMGATAGTCTCATTTTCCACATCTCTTCTTCTCCATTCATCGAATACATTCCCTGAGGGGCAAGACAGCATTAAAGGGCCAGTGTGCTATTTTGTTATTCGCTGGAATATCTGCTTGGTTCATCATAATCATAATAATATGTAGGACTTGCCAGAGAACATTGGATGAATGGAAAGCCTTTTAAACATATATTCATatttaaaaaagtatctataattGTATGTTTTGATATCAATCATTCAAAAATGTATATCAAGAAATGATTTTATCAATATCAATAATTCGaattatataacctttatttaactaggcaagtcagtaagaacaaattcttagggCGGcgcaccggccaaacccggacgatgctgggccaattgtgcgccgccctatgggacttccaatcacggccggttgtgatacattcTGGATATCAATAATTCCCCATAGGATTCAATGGAAAAATAATAAAATTATCGCCATCAAAAATCTGATTTTGTTATATAAAAACAAATtatcaatataaaaaaataagttgtTGGATTCCGAATATATTAGCATATATTTATCTTCATTAACACTGAAATATCAATCAGCTTCGATTCGCCGCTTTTTACATAAAGTACCGTCACTCGCATGTGGTAGAAGCCGCTAATGTTCTGTAGTACAATTTTTTTTAGATGCGGTGAGATCGAGTCCCCCTGCAGACAAACATTTCCCCCCCTTAAAAATACTATCTATTGCTgctcctccagagtccaataaTACATATGTGACGGTCATTATAACAATGTCGCTAAAGTTGTATTCTCTGGCACGAAATCAATAATTACGTGTGTATTTCATAACATCAGTAACTKTTTTTTCCCCTTTTTGACATGACGTAAACTCTTAATGCattaaagccaatttatgcttgctcTGGCAATGCGATCTGGAGGCTCAGTAGAGGTTTTTGACACAATTGCGGAGCCTCTGGAGGCTTGCGGAGGCCAAGTcgagctctgtaccgcatcgccttgcgcctcccaaatgttttttgcacctcattgacatgattggttgacggtagttGGGGGccggaggtcctgtataaacacaaactcacttccttgaccaCTTCTGTCACAAAAGTTCTGCTCTGCTCCCGAAGCATGAAAGCTCTGCCTTCTGCAGAAGCCCCATCGCAGTAAATGTAGTAAGGCCACTGCAGAGTccagattgaccatgcagagccttttacaccagtctcaacatcaacaatgaagaggcgactccgggatgctggccttctaggcagagttgcaaagaaaaagccatatctcagactggccaataaagatggtcaaaagaacatacactggacagaggaactctgcctggaaggccagcatcccggagtcgcctcttcactgttgagactggtgttttgcaggtattatttaatgaagctgccagtgtaacagttttaactttacatccgtcccctcgcccatacccgggctcgaaccagggaccctctgcacacatcaacaactgacacccacgaagcatcgttacccatcgctccacaaaagccgcagcccttgcagagcaagggtaaccactacttcaaggtctcaaagcgagtgacgtaaccgattgaaacgctattagcgcacaccaccgctaactagctagccatttcacatccgttacaccagttgaggacttggtgaggcatctgtttctcaaactagacactcttaatgtacttgtcctcttgctcagttgtgcaccggggcctctcactctttctattctggttagagacagtttgcgctgttctgtgaaggaagtagtacgcAGCgtggtacgagatcttcagtttcttggcaatttctcacatggaatagccttcatttctcagaacaagaatagactgatgagtttcagaagaaaggtacttgtttctggccattttgagcctgtaatcaaacccacaaatgctgatgctccagatactcaactagtctaaaggccagttttattgcttctttaatcagaacaacagttttcagctgtgctaacataattgcaaaggcttttctagtgatcaattagcttttcaaaatgataaacttggattagctaacacagcagtgacagttgctgataatgggcctctgtagatagtAGATGTAGATTatccatttttaaaaatctgccgtttccagctacaagtcctttacaacattagcaatgtctacactgtatttctgataaatttgatgttattttaatggacaaaaaagggatttttctttcaaaaacatttttaagtgaccccaaacttttgaacggtggtgtgtatatatagagaaTTCTTTTAAATCAACAAAATGTACATAATACAATTATTGATATCAAAAAATTCTATGAATTTATGTTAAAACGGCTTTCCGTATTGGATGTGCTTGTCCCAAAACATCTGTGGCTTCTTGCTGCTACAAATACATTTGACATCGGTGCCAATAATAAACAGAACGCAACTGCTCAATAAGTTGAAACCTCCATGACAACACATTGTAAAATCCATGAAAGTGTTAACAAAAATACTTCCTAAACACTGACGGAATGGTACTATAATTGGATTTAAGGGTAACAGTGAATTATAGGAGCACAAACTGCTTTACAGTAGCATTTCATCTCAAATGACAATCAAGCAATTTATTGAGTTCGTCCAGACAGTGTATTCTAAATTCAGAGCTATATTTAATGTTTTACGGGTTGCACAGGCATTGAATAAAGACTGTATAAACATTTTGCATTTGTCACTAGATTGTCTCAAGCCTGCTGTCAGAATGAcaaattattttgtaaattattatttttttcacctttatttaaccaggtaggccagttgagaacaagttttcatttacaactgcgacttggccaagataaagcaaagcagtgcgacaaagacaacagagttacacaaaaacaaaacgtatagtcaataacacaaaagaaaagaaaaatgtcTAAAATAGAAACTCAATTTCCTTTTAGTTTATTATTGTTTCTGTCAACAAGTTCACATTTTGCACCACAGACATTACATATCTACAGGTGcatgtacatatatatatggGCAATGCATTTATGTAAAGCAATGTCCATAGTTCAGAGTCACCAAAAAGTAAGACGTTCTTAAAGAACAGCAGTCCACATTCAGTCCATCTTCTCTTCCACCTCTTGTGTTTTCACCTCTACGGTTTTGTGAGGTATATAAGAACCCATACCTGCAGCTCTATCTGCTTCTGCCTGAGTGTAGGGTTCATCCTTCAACAGCTTAATCCTGAACAGAGTGTTGGACAGTGAAGAAATGTAGCTGCTAAGTCATCAAAACATCATCAACATGCCCAGCTACAAAGTTATACTACTAGGGTGCTGGGGGGAGGGACGGTGTGTCACAGGAACTGTATCCACATTTATTCAAAGAACAGTTGTCTGCTTCAAAAGAAGTGAGGATCTTACCGTTTTTTGTGCACTTTGGTTTTAAAGTGGTCCTTCAGGGCTTTCACGTCAATAAAATATCGTCTGTAAACAAAACACACGCACATTAAATTACGGCTTTCAAGTTGCCACATTTTTTTTWATGTGAACCTTTTGGATAGATGCAAGAAAGAGCATAAAATTGCTTACGCGCAATGTAAACAGTAGTGCTGGGCACTGCCAGTGACATCATAGTCCACCTCCTGTTTGAGCAACTTGGCTGCAGCTGAGGGCTTCATGTCTGCATGGATTTCGTCCAAGTGCTTCTTATAATTCTTTGTCTTCCATGTCTTGCCAATACTCTTCTTCCTGGTACTGTTGTGGTTTCCGATCTGTTTGGATTTCCCCATGGTGGTGCTAGGTGATACCTATTGGAATAATATAATGGGTGATTGCAAAATCGTTGCTATTCTATTGCATGGATTAATATGTACGCAGGCTGCTTTACGTTTACAAGCAATTTACAACACCATTGGCATATTGTCTGACTTGACTGTCAAAATTGCCATATGTTAAGTTTTTTACTTGATATAaacattaactagctagttatctagtagtagctacgttagctagcttacaGCAGTTACTGAGACAGGACCCGTCTTCTAATCAAAATCTTAATCTACGCGATAAATAACACTTTTCAAAACGAGTTTAACGTACCTTAGTTAAAAATGATTGCAAGACCTTTCTGTTGTCATAACACAGTATTAAACTCACCCTGTCGATAATTTTTTTCCACAAAACGGTGCTGTTCGTTTTTTAGCTTGGCTAACTAGCTTGCTAGAATCTTTCACACGTGTTTGTTGACGGAATCATATCCGGGTCAACGTGTCGTGGTCAACATGCTGTACCTAAACACGCCACTAGAGGAAGCTAGAACACAGCCTAAAATGTTATTAGTAGGCCTGTGTGCAAACGGGCGGTACAGCAGGTCTCCTGCACGGAGGAGCGGGaaatatactgaactaaaatatacgATTTCAACGATTTTcctgagttacagatcatataaggaaatcagtcaattgaaaaattcattaggccctaatccagGGCTGCCAACTTTTGAAGAAAGCTTGGGGTGAAATTTGCTATGTGAATTTCATTTCCCCCTGGCACAACCCCTAGAAtggaaaatattacatttactgaAATTCTACATCTTTAACATGGTTTAAGCTATGACCAGTgtggaaaataaaacaattaaaagcaCAGGTCAAGCGTATATAGGATGCTTTGAACATTAAACGAACCACTCAGAATTAGACACTTTGCGATTTTGGGGTGATGAAATTTAAAGTAAAATTGTAATATTTATGGTTGAGGCAGTGGATAACCAAATCATAGATTGCGGTCTCCTTGTCTATAGACCgctttcaaggtaaggacacaaacattttgtatttttgtaacaCCTCGCTCTTTAAAATAGGGCTGGGGAAAAATCCTACTTGCTCTACAGGAGGTTTGGCCTCTTAAGTGCTGGGTGTTTGAAAATGTCATTGTTGTAACAATTCATTTCTCAAAATCGaatgaatatcaatattcatGTGGTTAATtcctactagttgaagatccttgCCTTAATTTTACCTTACATAAACATATGTATTTATGATTTGTGAGTACACCTACCATTTCTGCCTAACATGTGCACAATACTACAATTATATTTGATTCCTGCAGCATTTATCATCCAATGCTTATTGGTATGACTTATTCAATACTGTCCATAAATGGTTGCAAAAATTAATTGCCTCATAATTCATTTTCAAAAGACAGCCATAGATTTCAAATATGTAATTACGCTGGCAAAATTATGAAGAAATTGAATTAAATACGTGTGGAATAACAGTATTCTTGCTTACTAGCACAGTAATTAACCTATATGTTAGCCTACTGTTAAGAATGagtccaagggagtagtagagtggggtatccaggacagagtagcaggatgacgagacgtggaactggagacagggaccagagtcagaggcGAACTgcagcggagaggaaaacagtgtcaggcaaggaaaacaggatCTAATAGTAACAATGGCTAGAAGGACAMACAGACTGACTGACTAGAGATTACAATCTGGCcatgtggaagtggcagggctgagtatttgtagaggtcgtgattatggaacaggttgcagctggtggggatctgctctgactccagcacacctgtctccgcccacacaatcacacacacacagagagagggagagagtactgggggagtggtGGCAATTCAGGGAGACagaggatgagcagtagagggcaatgcaggagcagatgtcttcaggagattttattatttatttactgtcaCAAAATTACATAAATCTGCCCCTACACCCTGACcaaattatttttctatttattgtGCCCcctctggaagaaaaaaaacatacactttTGGTTCACAATCTGTTTGACAAAATTATTTTAATAGTTACTAATGTTCTAATCAATTACCCTACCAAACTTCCCTgctaaaacatactgtaggtctgtctgctgACTTTTCATTGTCACAGCCTAAATGCCAATCACCAAACGAGTGATTGGCATCTTTTGACAGCATGTACTGTCAAAAGAATGCATTCTGCAATAGGAAGTAACAGCAACCTAATTTTGTTGACAAAGTTGTACATAAAACAGCGCTACTGTGCTGAGTTTTATACACTCAGCAAGAACGTTCACTCTCTCCATTCAGCGCCACTCTAATCTTGAGGGGCGTTTCTTTAAAACATGCATCCAATCCCCTTGATCCCTTACATAAGTAGCCCAATCAATGTGCCGCTCTTCACAGTGCTGTGGCAAGACAGAACAATGATAGAGGTTCAGCTCGTGATGTtaaggatcgtaccctttttccaattttcgcctaaaatgacatacccaaatttgactgcctgtagttcaggacc is from Salvelinus sp. IW2-2015 linkage group LG9, ASM291031v2, whole genome shotgun sequence and encodes:
- the znf593 gene encoding zinc finger protein 593; the encoded protein is MGKSKQIGNHNSTRKKSIGKTWKTKNYKKHLDEIHADMKPSAAAKLLKQEVDYDVTGSAQHYCLHCARYFIDVKALKDHFKTKVHKKRIKLLKDEPYTQAEADRAAGMGSYIPHKTVEVKTQEVEEKMD